A portion of the Hydrogenispora ethanolica genome contains these proteins:
- a CDS encoding ABC transporter ATP-binding protein: MLELENICKVYQMGDTEVRALDGVSLTIREGEMVSLMGPSGSGKSTLMNIIGCLDQPSSGSYRLVGREVAELGEWDQARLRNQEIGFVFQSFNLLPNLTALQNVELPLIYAGMSTAERHGLARQALTRIGLEHRIHHKPRELSGGQQQRVAIARALVNQPKLLLADEPTGNLDSKASVEILAIFQELHRRGMTIVMVTHEPDIANYTQRILRFRDGKLVADESNHQIMIDREGWPA, from the coding sequence ATGCTGGAATTGGAGAATATCTGTAAAGTTTATCAGATGGGCGACACGGAGGTGCGGGCGCTGGACGGAGTCTCGCTCACCATCCGCGAAGGGGAGATGGTCTCCTTGATGGGACCGTCGGGTTCGGGAAAGTCGACGCTGATGAATATCATCGGTTGCCTGGACCAGCCGAGCTCCGGATCGTACCGGCTGGTCGGCCGGGAAGTCGCGGAATTGGGCGAATGGGACCAGGCCCGACTGCGCAACCAGGAGATCGGCTTTGTATTTCAGTCCTTTAATTTACTGCCGAATCTGACCGCCCTCCAAAATGTGGAACTGCCCTTGATCTATGCCGGGATGTCCACGGCGGAGCGGCATGGCCTCGCCCGTCAAGCCTTGACCAGGATCGGTTTGGAACACCGCATTCATCACAAACCGCGGGAGCTGTCCGGTGGCCAGCAACAGCGGGTGGCCATTGCCCGGGCGCTGGTCAACCAGCCGAAACTGTTGCTGGCCGACGAACCCACCGGGAATCTCGATTCCAAGGCCAGCGTGGAGATTCTGGCTATCTTTCAGGAACTGCACCGTAGAGGGATGACGATAGTGATGGTAACCCATGAGCCGGATATCGCCAACTACACCCAGAGGATCTTGCGCTTCCGCGACGGAAAGCTTGTGGCCGATGAATCAAATCACCAGATCATGATCGATCGGGAAGGATGGCCGGCATGA
- a CDS encoding efflux RND transporter periplasmic adaptor subunit, which translates to MKNWKQKWMILGVAILIAFAAVWLVKQQRQQAALAEQTDAFNTIEVRRMDLSDRIDATGNVVTEKNAAIYPPYSATVKEILVRPGDSVRKGDILLILQLKDADLINYSSSWKSSLEQAQENLKVAQKALERQQILYKIQGTTIDDLENAQSKVWQHQTEVAEYRQKLDSLDKNGVDKNNNILIRAPFDAEVSWINVKLEETVANTDELLTLGGDRAIRIEAAVDQGDINQVAIGLPAEISANDQNRTIVPGEVISFGSTGTVTSNVVTFPVVIKPLLGSGSDSSLTPPERGVGERRKQRGAIRNGDRGNPPPNSVMKRSRENLKGLLKAGMTVDVTIMVNAHPNVLAIPARAITGQNGDGAIVKVLKQGKFVSRKVRLGYKTADHVEILSGLTEGELVAVPKLQIPDQGRDPGPTMIRMGGGGGGGMRRMGR; encoded by the coding sequence TTGAAAAATTGGAAGCAGAAATGGATGATCCTGGGAGTTGCGATTCTGATCGCTTTCGCTGCCGTTTGGCTCGTCAAACAACAACGGCAGCAGGCGGCGCTGGCCGAACAGACCGATGCGTTCAATACCATTGAGGTACGGCGGATGGATCTCAGTGACCGGATTGACGCCACTGGAAATGTGGTTACCGAGAAAAACGCCGCGATTTATCCGCCCTATAGCGCAACGGTCAAAGAGATCCTGGTGAGACCGGGCGATTCGGTCCGAAAAGGGGATATTTTATTGATCCTGCAGTTAAAAGACGCGGATCTGATCAATTATTCCTCCAGTTGGAAATCCTCGTTAGAGCAGGCTCAGGAAAATTTGAAGGTCGCGCAGAAAGCTTTGGAGCGGCAACAGATTCTCTATAAAATCCAAGGCACGACTATCGACGATCTGGAAAACGCCCAGAGCAAAGTCTGGCAACACCAAACCGAGGTGGCTGAATATCGGCAAAAGTTGGATTCGTTGGATAAGAACGGGGTGGATAAGAATAACAATATTCTCATCCGGGCGCCATTTGACGCCGAAGTCTCCTGGATCAATGTGAAACTGGAAGAGACGGTGGCGAACACCGACGAGCTGTTGACTCTGGGCGGGGATAGAGCGATCCGGATCGAGGCTGCCGTGGACCAGGGCGACATCAACCAAGTGGCGATCGGTCTGCCGGCCGAGATCAGCGCCAATGACCAAAACCGCACGATTGTGCCGGGCGAGGTGATCTCATTCGGAAGCACTGGAACTGTCACTTCAAACGTGGTTACGTTCCCGGTGGTCATCAAACCGTTGTTGGGGAGCGGCAGTGATTCCTCCCTGACTCCGCCGGAGCGTGGCGTCGGCGAACGGCGCAAGCAGCGGGGAGCGATACGGAATGGGGATCGCGGCAATCCGCCGCCGAATAGTGTGATGAAACGATCCCGTGAAAACCTGAAGGGTCTTTTGAAGGCGGGAATGACAGTGGATGTGACGATTATGGTGAATGCTCATCCGAATGTCTTGGCCATTCCCGCGCGGGCGATAACCGGACAGAATGGCGACGGCGCCATCGTCAAAGTGTTGAAGCAGGGTAAATTCGTCTCCCGGAAGGTGCGGTTGGGATATAAAACCGCGGATCATGTAGAAATCCTATCCGGCTTGACCGAAGGAGAGCTGGTTGCCGTGCCCAAATTGCAGATTCCGGATCAGGGCAGAGATCCCGGGCCGACGATGATCCGCATGGGCGGCGGTGGTGGCGGTGGCATGCGCCGGATGGGCAGGTGA
- a CDS encoding TolC family protein gives MEMACQADYQVKTDRNSLEKSKLAVKKAALNILPQATVEGQYQYQTTDDTYPSAYQIVVQQTIPTTYNLYGQKIVSNIEAAMWEQVTAEATLQIDQAEVIYNTYEYYFTVLKAQQVLKLHEAALAKYKEDHALATKLLSLGKITKPDQLKTQNSLNQAEFDVEKDRSDLDIAKQKLANQLGLKDLSNYQFAEVNFKEDPINEQLAALQQKALQRRLELQKKEIVFKQAQRTWAQTKNEEMPAVSVSYNDQDQTQSFGLSYDFLSGDFSWLAAKKDNSYQSQANIGTTNTDYYGSKKRYFTLKFNWSLDFGTAANQTKQAQYTLDNAKLDLERERQNILLDVSQTFSEYQLAVKQHELNQKALPYYDKDLEIKEVQRQFGSITFADLSDARQDALDAQIAAVKSGYDRVLALQKLKKALGDLYLFDQKADQKAR, from the coding sequence GTGGAAATGGCCTGTCAAGCCGATTATCAAGTGAAAACGGACCGCAACAGCTTGGAAAAGTCTAAACTGGCAGTCAAGAAAGCGGCATTGAATATCCTGCCGCAGGCCACCGTGGAAGGGCAATACCAATATCAAACAACCGACGATACTTATCCGAGCGCCTATCAGATCGTGGTTCAGCAGACGATTCCGACCACGTATAACCTGTATGGCCAGAAAATCGTCTCCAATATCGAAGCCGCGATGTGGGAGCAGGTTACGGCCGAGGCGACACTCCAAATCGATCAGGCCGAGGTCATCTATAATACGTATGAGTATTATTTTACGGTTTTAAAAGCCCAGCAAGTATTGAAACTGCATGAAGCGGCGCTGGCGAAATACAAAGAAGACCATGCCCTGGCAACGAAGCTACTGAGTCTGGGCAAGATCACCAAGCCAGATCAGCTCAAAACTCAAAACAGCTTGAACCAGGCTGAGTTCGATGTGGAAAAGGATCGCTCCGATTTGGACATCGCCAAGCAGAAACTCGCCAATCAGCTCGGGCTGAAAGACCTCTCCAATTATCAATTCGCAGAAGTAAATTTCAAAGAGGACCCGATCAATGAACAATTGGCCGCGTTGCAACAAAAAGCCCTGCAAAGACGGTTGGAGCTGCAGAAAAAAGAGATCGTTTTCAAGCAGGCTCAGCGGACCTGGGCGCAGACCAAGAATGAAGAGATGCCGGCCGTATCCGTAAGTTACAACGATCAGGATCAAACCCAAAGTTTTGGATTGAGTTATGATTTTTTGAGCGGCGATTTTAGCTGGTTGGCTGCTAAAAAGGACAATTCTTATCAGTCTCAGGCCAACATCGGCACTACCAATACGGATTATTATGGCTCCAAGAAAAGGTACTTCACTTTAAAGTTCAACTGGAGCCTCGATTTTGGCACTGCCGCCAATCAAACAAAGCAAGCGCAGTATACGCTGGACAATGCCAAATTGGACCTGGAGAGAGAACGCCAGAATATTTTGCTGGATGTTTCTCAGACGTTTTCCGAGTATCAACTGGCCGTCAAACAGCATGAATTGAATCAAAAGGCATTGCCGTATTACGATAAGGATCTGGAGATCAAAGAGGTTCAGCGGCAATTCGGTTCGATTACTTTCGCAGATCTTTCTGATGCGCGCCAGGACGCCTTGGACGCGCAGATAGCGGCCGTAAAATCTGGCTATGACCGGGTATTGGCCTTGCAGAAACTGAAAAAGGCCCTCGGCGATCTTTACTTGTTTGATCAAAAAGCCGATCAGAAAGCCAGATGA